One Glandiceps talaboti chromosome 2, keGlaTala1.1, whole genome shotgun sequence genomic region harbors:
- the LOC144447396 gene encoding uncharacterized protein LOC144447396 produces MMNSGGNNLPGQHAVPQYVHSMPTVHQQPSYIQQTTQPSQLQPHTQSTTDDHQQRQQNVQPSTSYSSGNTPMSVTQGLPGASGLYPTTPAPPMTPMTPATPASESAGIVPQLQNIVSTVNLGCKLDLKKIALHARNAEYNPKRFAAVIMRIRDPRTTALIFSSGKMVCTGAKSEDMSRLAARKYARVIQKLGFPAKFLDFKIQNMVGSCDVKFPIRLEGLVLTHGQFSSYEPELFPGLIYRMVKPRIVLLIFVSGKVVLTGAKVRTEIYEAFRNIYPILKAFKKLS; encoded by the exons ATGATGAACTCTGGCGGGAATAACTTGCCGGGTCAGCACGCAGTGCCTCAATATGTGCATAGCATGCCAACTGTTCATCAACAGCCAAGTTATATACAACAGACAACCCAGCCATCACAGTTGCAACCACATACACag AGTACAACAGATGACCATCAACAGAGACAACAGAATGTACAGCCAAGTACATCATATAGTAGTGGTAATACCCCAATGTCTGTTACTCAGGGATTACCAGGGGCATCAGGTCTCTATCCCACAACACCAGCCCCTCCAATGACGCCTATGACACCAGCTACACCAGCTAGTGAATCAGCTGGCATTGTACCACAGTTACA GAATATTGTATCAACTGTCAATCTTGGCTGCAAGCTGGACCTTAAGAAAATAGCACTACATGCCAGAAATGCCGAATACAATCCAAAG AGATTTGCAGCTGTAATTATGAGAATACGAGATCCCCGTACCACAGCTTTGATCTTCAGTTCGGGTAAAATGGTTTGTACTGGAGCCAAGAGTGAAGATATGTCTAGACTTGCTGCCAGAAAATATGCCAGAGTTATACAAAAATTAGGGTTTCCT GCAAAatttttagatttcaaaattcAGAATATGGTGGGTAGCTGTGATGTGAAATTCCCTATCAGATTAGAAGGTTTAGTATTGACACATGGCCAGTTCTCAAG CTATGAACCAGAATTGTTTCCTGGTCTTATATACAGAATGGTTAAACCTAGAATTGTGTTGTTAATCTTTGTATCGGGTAAAGTTGTGCTTACAG GTGCCAAAGTACGAACAGAGATCTATGAAGCTTTCCGTAACATCTATCCAATTTTGAAGGCATTCAAAAAATTATCATAG